The genomic window AGATAAAGGTCTGGTCCCCCCAGATCTCCTTCCTCTGTaccttttgtctctttttttatgTGTCCAATTTGTGAAACAACCCACCCGCTGCCGAGGAggctcttcccatccctgcttCTGATTAACACGAAATCCTTCTTCCCCTGCCCAGCCTTGGGTGGGAAttgaggaggaagggaaaggcacTTCTGTCTCCAGGCCTTGGATTGTTATTGATCAGGGAATCAATAGCTGAGCTCGGTGCTCTCCTGGGCCTGGCAGGGTTCCCCTTGCTGGCATCCTGCTGGTgccaaggagctgctggctctcCTGGGAGTCCATCCCTGGGaccaaaaagcccaaaccaggaTTTGGGGACACTCCTGTACAGCAAGGCTACAAAAGTGAGGGGACCAGAGGCTCTGGCTGGGTCTAAAATCCTAAAATCCTCTGTGCTGGATGGGCACAGTTTGGTCTGGCAAGAGAAGTGTTTGGGAGgcactgctgggagctgtgctgcatTTGGGCTTTGCTGGACCTGTTTTCCCCCAGCTCAgaaacctcccaggagctgaaagctgctccctgggggTGCACAAGTGTCTTATGGAGAGGGTGACACCGCTCGTGGTGTCCCTGGGGAGGATGATGCTGGGAGCACTGAGCTGGGGCAGGCCCAgtcctggtgctgcagagaTGTGTGAGAGAGCCTCAGATTTCAGGCTGTGCTGTAGGGAGAggacaggagaaggggaggtATTGATTGGGGTGGttagaggggaaagagaagagggaaaggctGGAGCAACCTTATCTCTGGGTAtggatctgcagctgctggagctgataTCCCCCTCTGCATCCTCTCAGGCAGCATCCTGAGTGTCTGTCTCTCTTCTGAGAAGATCAGATCCAAAAGGACACGGGTGACACTCGAAGCTGAAAGTGTTTGAGCTCAAAGGTGTCACGTatggctcctgctcctgctgtccTGGGGAAGCTTCGGATGCTCTTTAGCTCAGGGTTCTGGATTCCCCAGTTTGGGGCTGGCTCTGCCAACACTGTTTGATCACTATCACTTCTAAATCCATAAGAAATGTCATCTAAAGTGCAACAAATAACGCTCTCATTATCTGCTGGATCCTAATGCTACTCCCTGGAGATAACAAGCTGTAATTTTCCCCCTGGGCCATACAATAATCACCCCAATTACTCCCAAGCAGTGGTTATTAAACTCGGGGCACTGCTTtcatttacaaagcaaaaataattaagcaGGTGTCTCTGgtagctggggggggggagtggcCGGggttatttctctgctttgttctgGGAGAGAAACTACGGAAAACCGGGCTGGTTTTCCCCCTTCCATGTGGCACAGATCTGtcaagaagaggaggagagaagccGCCGGGTGAGGGAGGAAATCAAACGCAGCCGGTGCCTGGCGAGGCTGGGGTTGGTGTCCCACGGGATGTGACCTCTATCCAGCTGGAACATCAGAGGGATTttagggagaggaggaggttggAGAAGCTGAAATGTGACGGGCATACAAAAtcacccctctgcctcccccccaaCCCGGTCCTTGCAGGGACCGCGGTGCTGGTTGGGTTTTGCCGGTTCGGTGCCGGGTTCCGCCGGGCTGCCCCGGTGGCTTTGGGATAGGATTGTCCCCCAGCTCCATCAAGCTGCGGGCAGAGGGGACAACAGCCCCTGAACTTGGTCCCGGAGCAAGGTTTTCGCCTTGCTTTCGGCTCTCCGGACGCGCTGGTGGGGTTGCTCCCCACGCCGACATGCGTGGGTTGGGTCGCATCGGGAGGCTGCCAGGTCCTGGAggaaaaaggcagggaaagggatggatggatggagggatggaggcagagcGGGTGAATTATGCAtgaggcagggaggaggcagagccctTATCTGCAGGGACAAAGCCCCGCGCCAGGCTCCGCTCTACCTGTCCCTTCCTTGCGCCCGCGCGTTATCTCCGCTCCCAGCTTGTAATTCAGCCCAAAATATCAGAGGAAGCTGGaagattaattttctctgtttgcATGGCAAAGGGAGAAGGGGACGCGCTCCGGCTCCAGCCTCCCAGCTGCTTAATCCGAGGCCTGCCCgaggaaaaggcaaaatttatctggggatgctgaggaggGGAGGTTGGGAGCCGGCGGCTCTGCCCAGCCAGACCCCCCCCCATCAGAACAGGGTTTGTAATTATCCCGGGGGAGGCAATTAGAAAATGCCAAACTTTCCCTTCATCCCAGTGTTGGGGCCCAGAGGAATGTGAGGGGGTCGGGAGagcccctgccccatccctgagcctgagcctgcagcctgggggggggttgggtggCTCAGATATTTAAGAGAtgccaataataataatataatataataataatgattaaaatgataagaataaaaaaaaaagaggtgaagaTCCCTTGAGTTTAAAGCAGGAAACATCAGCTCAGCTTTGGTTTGCCAGCCCTCTGCCTCAGCTTACTCCCTGACTTAAATGAAATCATAAATATCAGCCCCACAAAGGTCCTTTGTCACCGCACGCAGCTCCCGGCGACAAGAGGTCATTCATTAAAAGCCAGACGAAGGCAATAGAGGCTCCCATTGTTTTTTAACGAGTTCAGGATCAGGCCACGGCTCCTCTGCTGACACCgtttggagaggaggagcagagaggatgCACCAAATGTCACCTCCCGAACCCATCCAGGGCTCCCTGCGAGTCACTGCCGGAGGAATTCCCAGCCAGGAGCCCGCAGGGAATCTCCTTTCCCGGCTGGAACCCTGGGGATCCCTCGGTACCCTCCTGGCAGCCCCTTCTGGGGATGGATTTGGGCTCAGAGGAGCGATGGCTCCGGCTGGCACCCATCGGCATGAGCCTGATGCCATCTGCCGGGCTGCGGCTGGGCCGGGGGGGGGAAATTGGGAATTAATTCCCTGAAGTGTTCATCTgccctccctgcatccctcaCACCTATTTCTGatgccttatttttttaattattatttttttccccctggaaaAACGTCGTTGTCTCAAAGCTCCTCCTTCAgcttccccccctttttctttttttttttttaattttaattttaatgacGGAGCCCATCGCGGTCTAGCTGGGATTAAAAGGAACTTTAATAAAGGTGGCCCCTGAGCACAAAAGGGCACAAATGGGTTTGCAGTCCTGCAGCTAatgaggcaggagctgggcaagAGAGATTTGGGTTTGGGAAGCTCCAGTAAAGGataagggaagggaaaggttGATTACTGAGgggctgcaaaaaaaaaaaaaaaagagaaagaaaaaagaaaagaaaagaaaaaaagaaaagacaggaaaaaaagaaaaaaaaaaagaaaagaaaggaaaaaagaaaaaaagaaagaaaaaaagaaaaaagaaaagaaagaaaaagaaaaagaagaaagaaaaaaagaaaaaaggaaaaagaaaaaaagggaaaaaagaaaaaaagggaaaaaaggaaaaaaaaaaggggaaaaaaaaaaaaaaaaaaagaaggaaggtgCTGGGGCAGATTTCTTGGCATCCTGCCCCAAAAGGACTGAGGTGTGGGCTCAGCAGCCACCCCACGACCACGAGTGGGTCCCATTTGGGTCCCCTGGACCCAGAGAGGGGGTTTGGGATGGgtggaaggggggaaagggctaaaaaggaaaaggtgggaGGAACTGGGGGAGAATTTCTGCTGGCTGAGGATGCGAAGCTTCCGCCAGTAATCGCCGGAATCATCAAATTAGCATAAATTCTATTAACGCTTTCCCAGATGAGACATTTCCAggcttctccctcccctcctcgaCACAAACAAAAGGGAATGTAATTACTTGGCAATAAAGCAGCTCCTGAAAAGGCCCCTCAgtccttctgccttttctcctgACCTGGAATAAAGCTGAAAGGTGAGATATAAAAGGTAAAGTTATATATAAAAGGTAAAGCTACATATAAAAGGTGCTTCTGACTTCTCTGTTCTCATCTTGCAGCAgccaggaaggaggaaaagaaaaaccctacAAAGCTTTGAGGGTCTGGGGCACAGAGGAAACTTCTAGAGGTACCCAGGACCTTCCTTTGGCCCCATCACCTTGCAAGGGGGAATCTGGCTGCAAACACAgagagaaatctgatttttgcaACTCTGCAAACCCAGAACCTAAAGCAGTAACTCATTACAAGCACCATGAGGGCAATAAGCTGGAAtaatggggttttttattgGCAGGGTGACAATTTGAAAGGGAATTTGCTTgtgagcacaaaaaaaaaaccccaaaaaaacctccgTAACTCTTAAGAATGACACTAAACCAACTCGCCTGCCCAGGAATATGATCTGCCCAGAGGGAcattgtagagagacattgtcaaccaggtgcctcgaattgccagtgagtgggtgagagtccacctgtgcctgattaggacaggcccctattgggcatgagcaaggccagggggccaataaaggtggaacacacacccacagagcaaacctcagctcactctggtgtgaggcatggagaggccagcagctcattgagcctctggagcaagaaaggctcttcctgctacacttctaccctggaagcgctgtgtggtggctggagtcctggaagagaccagcagctcgtcgagcatcaggagcaagaatggctcctcccgctacatttggtggagaatgcgggcaacataaagaagcagcagtgtgaggagctggcaacaggaacattatccccgatttgaaaaaatgcctgggctaacactctccctgaaaggtatgaccagcaagctctttggtttggaaacccctgaacagagggaagccaagataaggattctctctttggaagcccctgagcagaaggaagccaggaggatggaatcccatggtatggaatcccacggaggaaccagaagagaaaaaaaataaattaattaaagtataaagtatggaatcccacggaggaaccagaaacccatgaggaaccagaaatctctttggaaacccctgagcaaagggaagccaagataaggattctctctttggaagcccctgagcagaggaagccaagagaagagcagatacaggagggagaaagaacagagactttgtgaaaaagtgcctgggctgacattgaacggttgcctaagctagggttaaatcccgtaagttgtaagtgtatttttgtgtaaaaaaaaaaaaaaatttttgtgtgtaaaaatcctgtatgtctatgtctaaatcctgtataagtgtgttctgtactgcccctcagtgccccctcgatgctcttagctgagtgtcccgcggggcccgaagaagTGTAAATGTTAGTAAAAATCGTGTTAAattgtgttaaaatgtttgtaaaatgtttgtatcctgtaatcagtgttaaaaaaaaaaaaaaaaaagggggggggaaatgtagagagacattgtcaaccaggtgcctcgaattgccagtgagtgggtgagagtccacctgtgcctgattaggacaggcccctattgggcatgagcaaggccagggggccaataaaggtggaagacacacccacagagaaaacctcagctcactctggtgcgaggcatggagaggccagcagctcattgagcatcaggagcaagaatggctcctcctgctacaggaCATCTTAGCTGGGAAGATTTAATTACAGGCAGGAGCCACAGGAGGCTGAACCTGCCCCGAAATTGGGGTGCAagatgctgggctggggtgtGAATGCAGCAGGTGAACCCAGCAGCCTTGGATTTCCTTCCCAGCCTGGGGCAAGCTGGGTTTTGGGCTGATTTGCCTTCTGATGAGGTCCAAATATCAAGGTCAgggcttttcttttgcttcacCATTCACTCAGAGGATGGAGTTTTGTCTCCTCTGGGCCTCAGCTCCTCTGTAAAACAGATAATTTTGACTCTCTTCCTCAAGGAAGCCTCATTAAGGTTTACTTTTCAGAGGACCTCGAGGGTTCTTACAATCTATTATGAATTAATTACTATTAATGGAGTTAAAGCAGACCATAGAACCCAAATGAAGCTGATGGGAGGGAGCAATCTGCTTCCCCCACTCCCTTTCCCACTTAACAATTTGAAGCATTTAGTTCCGCTTTCTAATTGCTAATATCCATTCCTCAATTACCCGCTGTTTTGCTTCAGATTTCAAAGATTAAAACCCGTTGTTATTTCACGATGAGATGATTGTGTTTCCTGCAATAGtcaggtttgggttttatgGGTTTGCGTATTAAGCATCTGGCTTGAAACGAGGGGTTTGCCTCTTGACAGGCGGGATGGAGTGACAGCTCTTGCTCAGATCAACctttcaaaacaacaaaaaatcaccCCAAAACAGTTGAGGCATCATTTCTCAAGTCAGAACACACGGCTTGTTGGTAACGATGCCTTGAGGCCCACCCGCTCAGTGCCCTGGTGGTGTTGCTTCGACTCCCAATCCAGACCTTGTCCTGAAAgcacttttttcctccccaaaacaaCCCCTCTGGTGCCCTTGGCCCCGTTTGGGCCCGTAGAGAACCAGCAGCCCCGGGGTTCGGGGGGGCACAGGCCTTGCCGGCGTCCCCGGCCTCCTCCGTTGCTAAGCAACGCGCGCCGGAGCCCGCAGCCAGCAGCAAAGATGGCGCCGGGGCGGCTTCAGGGCGCGGCGCCCTCAGCGCTGGCTCCGGGGAGCGGGGCGGAGGAGGAGGCGCCCTTACTAAAGATGGCGCCGGGTTGGCTTCAGCTTGCCGGTGAGAGCAGCCAATGAGAGGCCGCGGAGCTTGGGGAGCGCGCTGGGATTGGCTGGCGCCTGGGATTCAAACCCGAGTGCGGGCGTTGCGCGGGGCGGTTGGAGCCGCAGTTCGCTCCGGGCCGGCGCCTCAGGTGAGTGCGCGGGAATCGTGAGGGGGAACCGGGGTTTTTCTGGGAGCGGAGCCTTCCCTGGGAGGCAAATTCCCGTCCCAATGCTTCCCCTAGGCTGGGGGATTTCCCTCTCGCTGTCCCCCggggagctgctgccttggGCGGGCCCGGCGCTGCTTTCCTCAGGGGTTTTCCCCTCACAGacagggctgtggctgtgggGTTTTGCGGGCCGGCCTTGTCCCTTCGCCCTCCTTGGCTTCTTCAGACGATTtaggtgctgggggtgctggaaATGAGGGCATAAAAGGGTGGGAGAACCCTTTGCCAGCAGACTGCAAGGAGCGTTTTATCATTGAGCTTTCCCCCGCCTTATAACAGAGGAAGTCCCGAGGTCCCTGGGTGTCTCTAGGGTCTGTAACAATGAATAAAGCCCCAGTTTTCTTTCTACCTAAGCATTAAAGTGCTGCGTTGCCCTCCTGGCACCTCTCCCAGCTCCGTCTGCACctgcttctggttttaatttattattcagGGCTGTCCTGCGAGCCCCAGCAACCTCTTGCCATTAGCAAAGTAATTTCTGTGTTGCTGAGCTGGAGACTTTCCTCTTCATTGCTCCTCTTTATGCCGTTGTTGCAACTGTTTGGGGGAAATGTGCTGACTCCCTGCATTTCCAAAGCTATTTGCAGGAGGAGATGAAAGTTAAAATGCAGCTAAATATAAAACTGTATTAAAGTTCCACAGAATGCTGCTCCTATTTTTATCTCACGAAGCTCTGTAaacttgcagattttttttttttatttttatggccaaattattttcagtctgGGCATCAGCTCTCCAGAAGGAGAATGGGTTGGGTTCTCTCATCTTGCCTTGGGTTCTGAGCCTCTGCTGTATCCTGGAGATTCTTTGAGGCAATAATAAGGTGGGGAGCAatgatttttctccctctggctctgctctctCCAAACTGGGGAGCTGAGGACTTTGATTCCCTAGGAAATAATTTAAGATGTGTGTAGCTCCTGATTTATTGTGCTGCTGCTCAAACCCACCttaaaaacagttaaaaaaatgaattctgaagctgattttcctttctctgggcCGGTAGCAATGTTTTTTAGTtgggaggtgggaaggaagggctgggaTGTTTATTTAGCTCTGGTTTTTTGGCAGGAAGATGGAGAGTTCCATGCTGAACCTACGGGGTCTGTACGATCAACTCGTGCGCCAGGCTGAAGTTCTGAGTGAAGGGAATGAAGCTCGTAAGTTGGGTTTCTCTGGGGAGGTGAGGTCTGTTTGCTGTAAAAACCTTAACatgccccccaaaaaacccaaaaccaattCTTAGTTGTTACTGGAGAATCTGTTGGTGATGTCCTGGGTAATCAGATTGCTCCAGGTAGTCCAAttggaagggtttttttctttcttatcaaGAAATATAAAGTCAGGGGCTGAACTTCCAAGGCAGGACCACGTTCTGCTTGCAGCAAGCTGGCTTCATCCACACAGGGGCTggtgttccagctctcctggtTGATGCTGCCACAAAAGCAGTTTGAATAACTGCAAGATCTCATGAATATCCAGAGTGTAGGTGGGCTTGCTGCCAGGCCAGCACCTCCTCTCTTCAGCTGGcagcattattatttattaccaGTGGAAGGAGGGCTGCTGCATCTCCTCTGCTTGCCTTGTGTGTCCTCTCTGCAGAGTTTATCCAGTTAGCCAGGAACTTTGAAGAGTATCGGATgaggctgcagaaagcagagcatGAGCTTGGCAGGTACAAAGATCTCCTCATGAAAACTGAAACTGAGTGCAGTGCTTTGGAGGTGAAGCTGAAACACGCCCGGAATCAGGTGGATGTGGAGATCAAACGAAGGCAAAAAGCTGAGACAGACTGTGAGAAGCTGGTGAGTAATTCCTCTATCACCAGCCAGCTCTCTGGAGGTGACTAAACTGCACTGATCTGTGGAAAACAAGGATTGGCACTTGGAATAACTTGTTTTgtaaggaggaggggaaaaaaaaacccaacaagagATTGGGATAGaggggctgctgctcagagctgagctgccatTGCCTGTCAGAGCCATCAGCACTCTATTGACACAAGTTCTGAGAGCCTCTCTGTGTGGAATCTCCTCTCCTCAGGGTTGGTTTAGGCAGTCATTAAACTTCTTCAGCTTCTGATGTTCTCTCCCTTTCCAGGAGAGGCAAATACAACTGATTCGAGAGCTGCTCATGTGTGATGCCTCTGGGAGCATCCAGCTGAGTaaggagcagaagtctgccctTGCCTTCCTCAACAGGCCCCAGGTTTCTCTAGGTGGTTCAGGCAACAAAAggtaggcaaaaaaaaagggggtttgAGCAACAGAAGTGTCAAATATCAGTCTGGTTTTGTGCCTTCTGCACAGAGTTTTACTTTTTGTTCCAATCTGAAATCCACCTCACCTTGTAACCCCTGGAATCACTGCTGAATCAGCAAGATTGTTTCAGAACCACAGCTGGAAGCCACACTGAGTCAactttcttctaatttttttatttttaggctgTCTACAATAGATGAATCTGGCTCAATTCTGTCAGACATCAGCTTTGACAAGACTGATGAGTCCCTGGTAATGTAACTCCAAGTTGTAAAGTTTCCTCCACTCTAAAACCTCTGGGGTGTGGGGTTGTCTCCAAAGGCCTCTTGTGCTCAGCTGGTATTTAACTGGCAGAGCTGATTTGCATTTCTCTGATGTGCTATTGGCTAAAACTGAATGAAAGTCCTGGCCAGAGGCTGTGTGGTGTTTACTCTGAGCTAACCAGCCTTGTGTATTTCCCACAGGACTGGGATTCCTCTGTGGTGAAAGCTGTCAGactgaaaaggagagagaaaagggtaTGTTCAGTGCTTTCCCTCCTGATGGATTCCATTGTTAGCCTGGGCTGACACAATGTCACCAGCTGTCACCTCAAAGCCACCTCTAATGATGGCTGAGCCACTAATCACAATTAAAACTTCAGATGGAGCTGCTGTAACTCACACCTGCTGCTTGGCTTCAGGGTGAATTTTGGTGGCATTGCCtcctgaaaagcaaattttcttctgctgtggcCTAGGGTTGGTCAGGGAAGCAGGTGAAGATAAACAGCTACCAGAGGGGGGGAAATCATCTAGGAAATTaatggtttttttacttttttacaagcttctgcttgtgctgctctgctgttggTGGGCAGTAGGCACAGGTAGGAGAACAGGATAGGTTCCCAGCCTGAAATCCTCACCAGCAGAGCTTAGTTGcccttttttctgtgtgttttggggtttttttatgaactGGATTACAAAGGTAGCTAAGAAACCAACTCAGAGCAGTGTTTTGAGGCCTGATACTTCACAGCATCTCTAAGAACAGGAACTGTGGGAGAAGCTGATGCACTTGTGGTgtgtgctgccagctctgggtCTCTCTGGGTGTCCTGGGGTGGTGGAACAGGAGGTTGGGTGACAGGATACCTGTCCCAGGGACAAACCCTGCTGTGTCTTCCAGCGTTCCTCCAGGCAGTTCACTGAAggccccccagctcctcagaagAAATCCCGCTCCATTTCCTCCACCGTGGATCAGGTACAGCCCTTCCACTTGGGTTTCTGGGCATTTAGAAGCCATAAACACCTAGTTTTAgggtcaaaaaaaccccaaaaaaaccaggaaatcCCACCAGGTGCTCTCCCTAACCTTGGATTTCCCATTCCAGGGCAACGAATCCATAGTGGCCAAGACAACTCTGACAGTGCCCAACGATGGAGGCCCCATTGAAGCCATCTCAACCATCCAGACTGTGCCTTGTGCTCTgagaagctggaggaggagtGGTGGGTGACACCTCTTGTGTTTGGGGACAActcagggggctgggggtgaccCTGCAGGCTCAGGCAcccccctcctcacctccctctGCTTTGGGCTGCACTCGTTTAGTCGAGAAGAGGTTGTGGAAGGGGGTCTCCATTCCACCAaatttcccctttcccctttcccctttcccctttcccctttcccctttcccctttcccctttcccctttcccctttccctttcccctttcccctttccctttccctttccctttcccctttcccctttccccttcccctttcccctttcccctttccctttcccctttcccctttcccctttcccctttcccctttcccctttcccctggAGGGGGTTCCCATCCCaccaaaccttttcctttccccccttccagGTCCTTTGCAGCCCTGGAGCAGTGACTCAAACTCTGTCAGTAAGCAGCAGGAATTCAAGTCAGAGAGTGATGGCTCTGCCACCCCTCAGAGCAATGGAGGAGTCAGGCTGCATGAATTTGTCTCCAAGACGGTAGGATTGGGGCAGGAAAACTtggaaaattctctttttttccctttttttttttttatctgtgacATCAAACCCTTGATAAGAGGCCCCCAGCCTGTGTGTTCCCAGTCAATACCTACTACTGAAGTTGAAGCAGTGATGTGTTGCTCCATCCCACTGATTTCTTCCCATCTTTATGCTTGGAATCCTTAGGTTATCAAGCCAGAATCCTGTGTTCCATGtggaaaaagagtaaaatttgGGAAAATCTCCCTGAAGTGCAGAGACTGCCGTGTGGTCACTCACCCCGAGTGCCGGGACCgctgtcccctgccctgcaTCCCCTCCTTGGGGGGCACCCCTGTCAGGATTGGAGAGGTGAGCTTGGGGCAGGGTTGGTTAGGAGCAGAACCTGCTCCAAGGACTCTGCTTTCTCAGTTCCTCTTGCTCAGAgctgcaaaaagaaagcagaaaaaacaaacttttcctCCTTGCTGAGTGGGTGTGAGGGGGGTGCTGAGCTGTGtgagcagctccaggaaaaCAGTCCCACAAGGTTGTGCTGTGGTGGGTCTGGTGTTGCTCTTCCCTGAGCTgatgaaggagaaatggttttggttttttaaaaccTTGCTGAATTCTTCAGAGAGTGTTTCCCATATCATGGAGACTGAATATCTGactttatgtttggtttttattcttttttttaattctgcctCTTAGGGGACCTTGATGGACTTTGTGCCCTCCACTTCTCCAATGATCCCTTCCCTCGTAGTGCACTGTGTGAATGAGATTGAGCAACGAGGGCTGCAcgaggtaaaaaaaaaagaaaatgaggtgtGAAACTAATGGGATGGGTtgtggtggtggggaagggaACTGTGAACCCAAATATTCTGTGTTTATGGTGCCTGTGGTGCTTCTCTGGGGGGCACTGAgggagcagcagtgtctgtggagTGCTCAGGTGTTGGGGTGTAagggggggagcagggaaatGTCAGCTTTGTGGTTGCTCTTTTGCCTCTAAGCAGAGCTCTGTGTCAGCAGACAGGGCTGTACAGGATATCTGGCTGTGACAAGACAGTGAGAGAACTGAAGGAGAAGTATCTCAGATCAAAAAATatccctctgctcagcaaagTGGATGATATCCACGCCATCTGTGGCCTCCTCAAGGACTTCCTACGCAGCCTCAAAGAACCTCTCCTCACTTTCCGCCTCAACAAGACTTTTATGGAAGCTGCAGGTAAGGAATTGGTCATTTTTGTCCCTAGGTTTGGTGGTGACAAGTGTAAAGAATCACTGAATTTTTTCCCTAGGTTTGGTGGTGGGAAGTGTAAGgaattttggtcatttttttccctaggtttGGAGGTGACAACTGTAAAGAattgataattttttccttaggtTTGGTGCTGACAAGTGTAAGGAATCCCTGAATTTTTTCCCCTAGGTTTAGTGGTGACAAGTGTAAGGAattgataattttttccttaggtTTGGAGGTGATAAGTGTAAGGAATTGGTAGGTTTTTTCCTAGCTTTGGTGGTGACAAGTGTAAGGAATCACTGAATTTTTTCCCCTAGGCTTGGTGGTGGCAAATATAAGGAAttggtcatttttttccctaggtttGGTGGTGACAAGTGTAAGGAAttggtcatttttttccctaggtttTGTGGTGGCAAATGTAAGgaattttggtcattttttcCCTAGGTTTGGTGGTGGCAAATGTAAGgaattttggtcatttttttccctaggtttGGAGGTGACAACTGTAAAGAattgataattttttccttaggtTTGGTGCTGACAAGTGTAAGGAATCCCTGAATTTTTTCCCCTAGGTTTAGTGGTGACAAGTGTAAGGAattgataattttttccttaggtTTGGAGGTGATAAGTGTAAGGAATTGGTagtttttttcctagctttgGTGGTGACAAGTGTAAGGAATCACTGAATTTTTTCCCCTAGGCTTGGTGGTGGCAAATATAAGGAAttggtcatttttttccctaggtttGGTGGTGACAAGT from Calypte anna isolate BGI_N300 chromosome 33, bCalAnn1_v1.p, whole genome shotgun sequence includes these protein-coding regions:
- the RACGAP1 gene encoding rac GTPase-activating protein 1 isoform X1: MESSMLNLRGLYDQLVRQAEVLSEGNEAQFIQLARNFEEYRMRLQKAEHELGRYKDLLMKTETECSALEVKLKHARNQVDVEIKRRQKAETDCEKLERQIQLIRELLMCDASGSIQLSKEQKSALAFLNRPQVSLGGSGNKRLSTIDESGSILSDISFDKTDESLDWDSSVVKAVRLKRREKRRSSRQFTEGPPAPQKKSRSISSTVDQGNESIVAKTTLTVPNDGGPIEAISTIQTVPCALRSWRRSGPLQPWSSDSNSVSKQQEFKSESDGSATPQSNGGVRLHEFVSKTVIKPESCVPCGKRVKFGKISLKCRDCRVVTHPECRDRCPLPCIPSLGGTPVRIGEGTLMDFVPSTSPMIPSLVVHCVNEIEQRGLHEQTGLYRISGCDKTVRELKEKYLRSKNIPLLSKVDDIHAICGLLKDFLRSLKEPLLTFRLNKTFMEAAEIPDEDNSIAAMYRAVDELPQANRDTLAFLMVHLQRVAQSPETKMDIPNLAKVFGPTIVAHAVPDPDPMTLLQDTKRQPKVVERLLMLPLDYWSQVMMVEQENVDPAHVIENCNAFSTPQTPDTKVSILGPLTTPEQQLSKTPSSSSLSQRVRSTFSRTTPKFGSKTKSTTQLGHSGTFFASPMLK
- the RACGAP1 gene encoding rac GTPase-activating protein 1 isoform X2; translation: MESSMLNLRGLYDQLVRQAEVLSEGNEAQFIQLARNFEEYRMRLQKAEHELGRYKDLLMKTETECSALEVKLKHARNQVDVEIKRRQKAETDCEKLERQIQLIRELLMCDASGSIQLSKEQKSALAFLNRPQVSLGGSGNKRLSTIDESGSILSDISFDKTDESLDWDSSVVKAVRLKRREKRRSSRQFTEGPPAPQKKSRSISSTVDQGNESIVAKTTLTVPNDGGPIEAISTIQTVPCALRSWRRSGPLQPWSSDSNSVSKQQEFKSESDGSATPQSNGGVRLHEFVSKTVIKPESCVPCGKRVKFGKISLKCRDCRVVTHPECRDRCPLPCIPSLGGTPVRIGEGTLMDFVPSTSPMIPSLVVHCVNEIEQRGLHETGLYRISGCDKTVRELKEKYLRSKNIPLLSKVDDIHAICGLLKDFLRSLKEPLLTFRLNKTFMEAAEIPDEDNSIAAMYRAVDELPQANRDTLAFLMVHLQRVAQSPETKMDIPNLAKVFGPTIVAHAVPDPDPMTLLQDTKRQPKVVERLLMLPLDYWSQVMMVEQENVDPAHVIENCNAFSTPQTPDTKVSILGPLTTPEQQLSKTPSSSSLSQRVRSTFSRTTPKFGSKTKSTTQLGHSGTFFASPMLK